One window of Flexivirga oryzae genomic DNA carries:
- a CDS encoding molybdopterin oxidoreductase family protein, whose translation MTGVDSHCPYCALQCGIRLTADESGAVHLEPRDFPTNRGGLCQKGWTAAQLLGVPDRVTVPLVRDESGSLVESTWDQAYARIVSGVREAQAAGGPDAVAVFGGGGLTNEKAYTLGKFARVALGTSRIDYNGRFCMSSAAAAVNRTFGLDRGLPFPLTDLAGAAAVLLVGSNLSETMPPSLQHLTGVRERGGLIVVDPRRSATAALTDSGGGVHLQPVPGTDIAVLLGLLHLVVLGGHGDEDYLAARTTGWGRVRDAATLWWPERVEQASGVPVDRLRAAAALLVAASPAGHGSGAYVLTGRGAEQHAHGTDTVSAAINLALALGLPGRTGSGYGCITGQGNGQGGREHGQKADQLPGYRSINDPAAREHVAGVWGVPAEDIPGPGLPAVQLLDAIGAPGGPRALLVHGANPVVSAPDSDRVRAKLTQLDLLVVADFVPSETALLADVVLPVPQWAEEEGTMTSLEGRVLRRRRAIPPPAGVRDELQIWHDLARLLDAPTEFAADPVLVLDELARASAGGIADYTGVDLSRLDAGASLYWPVPEPGHPGTPRLFLDRFATPDGRARMIPVDVTPVDDDVRGDAPIYLITGRILQQYQSGAQTRRVPELVRGEARSFVQLHPLLAAGLGIAEGDTVRVTSARGSACGVARLSSDIRRDTVFMPFHFSGPGAANAVTNPATDPISGMPEFKVCAVQVSRVDVEGVTA comes from the coding sequence ATGACCGGTGTCGACTCGCACTGTCCATACTGCGCGCTGCAGTGCGGGATCCGTTTGACAGCAGACGAATCCGGCGCGGTGCACCTCGAACCGCGCGACTTCCCGACCAATCGCGGCGGACTGTGCCAGAAGGGTTGGACGGCGGCTCAGCTGCTGGGCGTGCCCGACCGGGTGACCGTTCCGCTGGTGCGCGACGAGTCCGGTTCCTTGGTCGAGTCGACCTGGGACCAGGCGTATGCGCGGATCGTCTCCGGCGTCCGAGAGGCGCAGGCGGCTGGGGGACCCGACGCCGTTGCTGTCTTCGGCGGCGGCGGTCTCACCAACGAGAAGGCATACACCCTGGGCAAGTTCGCCCGGGTCGCGCTCGGCACGTCGCGCATCGACTACAACGGCCGCTTCTGTATGTCGTCCGCCGCGGCGGCGGTGAACCGGACCTTCGGGCTGGACCGTGGACTGCCCTTCCCGCTCACCGATCTGGCCGGCGCCGCTGCCGTGCTACTGGTCGGCAGTAACCTCAGCGAGACGATGCCGCCGTCCCTGCAGCACCTGACCGGCGTCCGGGAGCGCGGCGGGCTGATCGTCGTCGACCCGCGCCGATCGGCGACGGCTGCGTTGACCGACTCCGGCGGTGGCGTGCACCTGCAGCCGGTGCCGGGCACCGACATCGCCGTGCTGCTCGGGCTGCTCCACCTGGTGGTCCTCGGCGGGCACGGCGACGAGGACTATCTGGCCGCCCGGACGACCGGCTGGGGGCGGGTGCGTGACGCGGCGACCCTGTGGTGGCCCGAGCGCGTCGAGCAGGCGAGTGGTGTGCCCGTCGACCGACTACGAGCGGCCGCAGCGCTGTTGGTGGCGGCAAGCCCCGCCGGCCATGGCAGCGGCGCCTACGTGCTCACCGGACGCGGCGCCGAGCAGCACGCGCACGGCACCGACACGGTGTCGGCGGCCATCAACCTCGCACTCGCACTCGGGCTGCCCGGCCGGACCGGCTCCGGTTACGGCTGCATCACCGGGCAGGGCAACGGGCAGGGCGGCCGCGAGCACGGGCAGAAGGCCGACCAGTTGCCCGGGTACCGGTCGATCAATGACCCCGCGGCGCGCGAGCACGTCGCCGGCGTCTGGGGCGTGCCCGCGGAGGACATCCCCGGCCCGGGTCTGCCGGCCGTGCAGTTGCTCGACGCGATCGGTGCACCGGGCGGGCCACGGGCGCTTCTCGTCCACGGCGCCAACCCGGTTGTCAGTGCTCCGGATTCGGACCGGGTTCGCGCGAAGCTCACCCAGCTGGACCTGCTGGTGGTCGCCGACTTCGTGCCGTCGGAGACCGCGCTCCTGGCGGATGTGGTGCTGCCCGTGCCGCAATGGGCCGAGGAGGAGGGCACCATGACCTCGCTGGAGGGCCGGGTGCTGCGACGCCGCCGCGCCATACCACCGCCGGCCGGGGTGCGCGACGAGTTGCAGATCTGGCACGATCTGGCCCGACTGCTCGACGCCCCAACCGAGTTCGCGGCAGATCCGGTCCTCGTGCTGGACGAGCTGGCACGCGCCAGCGCCGGTGGCATCGCCGACTACACGGGTGTGGATCTGTCCCGCCTGGACGCGGGGGCGTCGCTGTACTGGCCGGTCCCGGAGCCGGGTCACCCCGGGACGCCGCGCCTCTTCCTGGACCGCTTCGCGACACCGGACGGCCGGGCCCGGATGATCCCGGTCGACGTCACTCCGGTCGACGACGATGTCCGGGGCGACGCACCGATCTACCTGATCACCGGCCGCATCCTGCAGCAGTACCAGTCCGGCGCGCAGACCCGGCGGGTCCCCGAACTGGTGCGCGGAGAGGCGCGTTCGTTCGTCCAGTTGCACCCGCTGTTGGCCGCGGGCCTGGGCATCGCGGAGGGTGACACCGTGCGTGTCACCTCCGCGCGGGGCAGCGCGTGCGGGGTCGCGCGATTGTCGTCCGACATCCGCCGGGACACGGTCTTCATGCCCTTCCATTTCTCCGGTCCGGGCGCCGCCAACGCGGTGACCAACCCGGCGACCGACCCGATCTCCGGCATGCCGGAGTTCAAGGTGTGCGCGGTCCAGGTGTCCCGGGTGGACGTGGAGGGGGTGACGGCGTGA
- a CDS encoding FAD-dependent oxidoreductase — MTTPTRRIVLVGHGMVAVRLLDQLGRVTTERPTPLDVTVVGDEPHDPYNRLLLSEVLAGRAELGRLTLPEPTGSPGMTVRVLRGVAATVLDRDRRVVHCDDGSEHPYDTVVLATGSAAREPLPGCADEGVRMLRTIDDCRELLAACSYPRRAVVVGGGLLGLEIACGLAGRGAAVQVLHRGTHVLDRQLPPAAGAVAGAALAHAGVEVLTEADLESVRRDDDRLVGVRLRDGRELPADLVVASAGVVPRTEIAARAGLPVRTGIVVDDDLRSPADPRVAAIGDCAETPDGCPGLLAPGWAQADRLARDLAGLPPVPTAPAPNAVVKLKAVGVDVVTIGDGPEPPAGAHTVTLSDPMGRRHVQVSVADDRVVAACCVGAKRVAADLTAAYERGGPVPPDPALLLLDGLPTATVSATDDPTTMPSATTVCRCNGVTKKDIVDAHVAGDRDLSAVAARTRATTGCGGCTEVVCGLLAWMDDVNPPNDVEPSNDVAHRKHSRNDPGNFGAVTSCTTQKEISR; from the coding sequence GTGACGACACCCACCCGTCGCATCGTGCTCGTGGGGCACGGCATGGTGGCGGTCCGGCTGCTCGACCAGCTCGGCCGGGTGACGACCGAGCGACCGACGCCACTGGACGTCACCGTGGTCGGGGACGAACCGCACGACCCCTACAACCGCTTGCTGCTCAGCGAGGTGCTCGCCGGGCGCGCCGAACTCGGCCGGCTCACGCTGCCCGAGCCGACGGGCAGCCCCGGTATGACGGTGCGCGTGCTGCGCGGCGTCGCCGCGACGGTGCTCGACCGCGACCGTCGGGTCGTGCACTGCGACGACGGCAGTGAACACCCTTACGACACGGTGGTTCTCGCGACCGGGTCGGCTGCCCGTGAGCCGCTGCCGGGCTGCGCGGACGAAGGTGTGCGGATGCTCCGCACCATCGACGACTGCCGCGAACTGCTGGCCGCCTGCTCCTACCCACGCCGGGCGGTCGTCGTCGGTGGTGGCCTGCTCGGCCTGGAGATCGCCTGCGGTCTGGCCGGCCGCGGCGCCGCGGTGCAGGTCCTGCACCGCGGCACCCACGTGCTCGACCGCCAGTTGCCGCCGGCCGCCGGTGCCGTGGCCGGTGCGGCACTCGCACATGCCGGGGTCGAGGTGCTCACCGAGGCGGACCTGGAGTCGGTGCGGCGCGACGATGACCGGCTGGTCGGGGTGCGGCTGCGCGACGGTCGTGAATTGCCGGCCGACCTGGTCGTGGCCAGCGCCGGGGTCGTGCCGCGCACCGAAATCGCAGCACGGGCAGGGCTGCCGGTCCGCACCGGCATCGTGGTCGACGATGACCTGCGCAGCCCTGCCGACCCCAGGGTTGCGGCGATCGGCGACTGCGCCGAGACGCCGGACGGTTGTCCCGGGCTGCTGGCACCCGGCTGGGCGCAGGCCGACCGGCTCGCGCGGGACCTGGCCGGTCTTCCCCCGGTGCCGACCGCGCCCGCTCCGAACGCCGTGGTGAAGCTCAAGGCGGTCGGTGTCGACGTCGTGACCATCGGCGACGGCCCGGAACCGCCTGCGGGCGCACACACCGTCACGCTCAGCGACCCGATGGGCAGACGCCACGTCCAGGTCTCGGTGGCCGACGACCGGGTGGTGGCCGCGTGCTGCGTCGGTGCGAAACGGGTCGCGGCGGATCTCACCGCGGCCTACGAACGCGGCGGCCCGGTGCCGCCCGACCCGGCGCTGCTGCTGCTCGACGGCTTGCCGACCGCCACGGTGTCGGCCACCGACGACCCGACGACGATGCCGTCGGCCACGACCGTCTGCCGGTGCAACGGCGTCACCAAGAAGGACATCGTCGACGCGCACGTCGCGGGCGATCGCGACCTGTCCGCAGTGGCCGCACGCACCCGCGCGACCACCGGTTGCGGCGGCTGCACCGAGGTCGTCTGCGGACTGCTGGCCTGGATGGACGACGTCAATCCACCGAATGACGTCGAACCCTCGAATGACGTTGCACATCGGAAACATTCACGAAACGACCCCGGAAACTTTGGCGCCGTAACGTCCTGCACAACACAGAAGGAGATCTCCCGATGA
- the nirB gene encoding nitrite reductase large subunit NirB produces MTSQSQQHVVVAGAGMVAFRFVEALRARDDGDRFRVTVIGDEPRPPYDRVALTTYFTGRDPEDLHLGGDEIWRDPHVTLRKGTTVVAVDRDTQRVSTDRGEGVDYDHLVLATGSYAARPPVEGRDLRGCFVYRTIDDVAELRGYVETLRSAHSDRPLHGVVVGGGLLGLEAAGALQALGVKSTVVEFAPRLMPLQVDDGGGAVLRSLIEDLGVSVLTDTATSQVLGERRGVVEGMRFADGSSLPADVVVFATGVRPRDELACSAGLSVGERGGVVVDASCVTEDPAISAIGEVACIEGRVWGLVAPGYTMAEVAADRLLGGDASFPGADSSTKLKLLGVDVASFGDAFGSAPGCLEVSYADAVAGVYKKLVLSDDARTLLGGILVGDASSYAALRPMVGQQLRTDPSAYLVPATDGPPPGDDLPDDATVCSCNNVSAGAIRGAVTDQGCCSVAEVKACTRAGTSCGSCLPLVKRLTDGALEDAGISVAKGMCEHFELTRAELFHAVQVTGLRTFSEIIERHGRGRGCDICKPVVASILASLGTGHILGDDRGTLQDTNDHMLANLQKDGTYSVVPRIPGGEVTPDGLIEIGRIAKEFDLYTKITGGQRIDLFGARVEQLPAIWRQLVDAGFESGHAYGKSLRTVKSCVGSSWCRYGVQDSVGMAVLLELRYRGLRSPHKLKLGVSGCARECAEARGKDAGVIATDNGWNLYVGGNGGFTPRHATLLAEDLDDDGLIRAIDRFFIYYIRTADRLQRTAAWLEELPGGIEHLREVVFDDSLGIAAELDAAMERHVASYRDEWSDVLDDPVKLARFTSFVNAAEVPDPDLRYETTRGQRRPVLISGDRLEVRS; encoded by the coding sequence ATGACTTCACAAAGCCAGCAACACGTCGTGGTTGCCGGGGCCGGCATGGTCGCCTTCCGTTTCGTGGAGGCGCTGCGGGCGCGCGACGACGGTGACCGCTTCCGGGTGACCGTCATCGGTGACGAACCCCGACCGCCGTACGACCGAGTGGCCCTCACGACCTACTTCACCGGCCGCGACCCGGAGGACCTGCACCTCGGTGGCGACGAGATCTGGCGTGACCCACACGTCACGCTGCGCAAGGGGACGACCGTCGTGGCCGTCGACCGGGACACGCAGCGGGTCTCCACCGATCGGGGCGAGGGCGTGGACTACGACCACCTCGTGCTCGCCACCGGGTCGTACGCCGCCCGGCCGCCGGTCGAGGGCCGGGACCTCCGCGGCTGTTTCGTCTACCGCACCATCGACGACGTCGCCGAGTTGCGCGGGTATGTCGAGACGCTGCGCAGCGCCCACAGCGACCGGCCGTTGCACGGTGTCGTCGTCGGCGGCGGTCTCCTCGGGCTCGAGGCGGCCGGCGCACTCCAGGCCCTCGGAGTGAAGAGCACCGTCGTGGAGTTCGCGCCACGGCTGATGCCGCTCCAGGTGGACGACGGCGGCGGCGCCGTGCTCCGCAGCCTGATCGAGGACCTCGGCGTGTCCGTGCTGACCGACACGGCCACCTCCCAGGTGCTCGGTGAGCGGCGCGGCGTCGTGGAAGGCATGCGGTTCGCGGACGGCAGCTCGCTCCCCGCCGATGTCGTGGTGTTCGCGACGGGCGTGCGGCCACGCGACGAATTGGCGTGCAGCGCAGGACTTTCCGTCGGTGAACGGGGCGGCGTGGTGGTCGACGCGTCGTGCGTCACCGAGGACCCCGCGATCAGCGCCATCGGCGAGGTCGCCTGCATCGAGGGCAGGGTCTGGGGCCTTGTCGCACCCGGGTACACGATGGCCGAAGTGGCCGCCGATCGACTGCTCGGCGGCGACGCGAGCTTCCCCGGCGCCGACTCCTCCACCAAGCTCAAGCTGCTCGGCGTCGACGTCGCGTCGTTCGGTGACGCGTTCGGGTCGGCCCCGGGCTGCCTGGAGGTGTCCTACGCGGACGCGGTCGCCGGCGTCTACAAGAAACTCGTCCTGTCCGACGACGCACGCACCCTTCTCGGCGGCATCCTGGTGGGCGACGCCTCGTCATACGCCGCCCTGCGGCCGATGGTCGGGCAGCAACTGCGCACCGATCCCAGCGCCTACCTGGTGCCCGCGACCGACGGGCCGCCACCGGGCGACGACCTACCCGACGACGCCACCGTGTGCTCGTGCAACAACGTCAGCGCCGGCGCCATCCGGGGCGCCGTGACCGACCAGGGTTGCTGCTCGGTCGCCGAGGTCAAGGCCTGCACCCGCGCCGGTACGAGCTGCGGTTCCTGCCTGCCGCTGGTGAAGCGACTCACCGACGGGGCACTGGAGGACGCCGGGATCTCGGTCGCCAAGGGCATGTGCGAGCACTTCGAACTGACCCGCGCCGAGCTGTTCCACGCGGTCCAGGTGACCGGACTGCGCACCTTCAGCGAGATCATCGAACGGCACGGCCGGGGCCGCGGCTGCGACATCTGCAAACCGGTCGTCGCCTCGATCCTGGCCAGCCTCGGCACCGGGCACATCCTCGGCGACGACCGCGGCACGCTGCAGGACACCAACGACCACATGCTCGCCAACCTGCAGAAGGACGGCACCTACTCGGTCGTGCCGCGCATCCCCGGCGGCGAGGTCACGCCGGACGGGCTGATCGAGATCGGCCGGATCGCCAAGGAATTCGACCTCTACACCAAGATCACCGGCGGTCAGCGGATCGACCTGTTCGGTGCCCGGGTCGAGCAACTCCCGGCGATCTGGCGACAGCTGGTCGACGCCGGTTTCGAGAGCGGCCACGCCTACGGCAAGTCCCTGCGCACGGTGAAGTCGTGCGTCGGCAGCTCCTGGTGCCGGTACGGCGTGCAGGACTCCGTCGGCATGGCCGTCCTGCTGGAGCTGCGCTACCGCGGGCTGCGATCGCCGCACAAGCTCAAGCTCGGTGTCTCCGGCTGCGCCCGCGAGTGCGCGGAGGCCCGCGGCAAGGACGCCGGCGTCATCGCCACCGACAACGGCTGGAACCTGTATGTCGGAGGCAACGGCGGCTTCACCCCCAGACACGCCACCCTGCTCGCCGAGGACCTGGACGACGACGGCCTGATCCGGGCGATCGACCGCTTCTTCATCTACTACATCCGCACCGCGGACCGGCTGCAGCGCACCGCCGCCTGGCTGGAGGAGCTGCCCGGTGGCATCGAGCACCTGCGGGAGGTGGTGTTCGACGACAGCCTGGGGATCGCCGCGGAGCTGGACGCGGCGATGGAGCGCCACGTGGCGTCATACCGCGACGAATGGAGTGACGTGCTCGACGACCCGGTGAAGCTCGCCCGCTTCACCTCGTTCGTCAACGCGGCGGAGGTGCCCGACCCGGACCTGCGCTACGAAACCACCCGCGGCCAGCGCCGGCCCGTACTGATCTCCGGTGACCGTCTGGAGGTCCGGTCATGA
- the nirD gene encoding nitrite reductase small subunit NirD: protein MKITPGEGAVDWIRVCALDAVPRDGAVAVLVGDAQVTVVRLADDTLYAVSHRDPVSGANVMARGIVGSATVDGVEVPTITSPMFKQVYDLRDGRCLTDRGAVLATWEVRLHGGDVEIGPTRVGAGSATAADGPTDTEVATTS from the coding sequence ATGAAGATCACCCCGGGCGAGGGCGCGGTGGACTGGATCAGGGTGTGCGCGCTCGACGCGGTGCCGCGTGACGGTGCGGTGGCGGTGCTGGTCGGCGATGCGCAGGTGACCGTGGTCCGGCTCGCCGACGACACCCTGTACGCGGTCAGCCACCGCGACCCTGTCAGCGGCGCGAACGTCATGGCCCGCGGCATCGTCGGGTCGGCCACCGTGGACGGGGTCGAGGTGCCCACGATCACCTCGCCGATGTTCAAACAGGTCTACGACCTGCGCGACGGGCGTTGTCTCACCGATCGAGGTGCCGTGCTGGCGACGTGGGAGGTGCGGTTACATGGTGGGGACGTCGAGATCGGTCCCACCCGGGTCGGGGCCGGCTCGGCGACCGCAGCAGACGGCCCGACCGACACCGAGGTGGCTACCACATCATGA